GCGCAGCTTGTCCGGTTTTCCGTCCCATTCCTTGGCGTCGGGCGGAGGCGCTTTCTGGGTGGTGATGGTCGGCCATCCGGCCGCCAGTTCACGATTCAGCGCGATGAAGTGTTCCTGGCCTGCCGGCACATCATCTTCGGGGAAGATGGCGTTGGCAGGACATTCGGGCTCGCACAGGGTGCAGTCGATGCACTCGTCCGGATCGATGGCCAGGAAGTTCGGGCCTTCATGAAAGCAATCCACCGGACAGACTTCGACACAGTCGGTGTACTTGCACTTGATGCAGTTTTCGATGACAACAAAGGGCATTGGGGGGCAAGTACCGAAATTGGCGCTCCCTACGAGAATCGAACTCGTGTTTTAGCCTTGAGAGGGCCACGTCCTGACCGCTAGACGAAGGGAGCTTTGCTGAGCTCTGCAATAATAGCGGTGGTGAAGGCGCGCCACAACCAGCAGCGGGACGAAGTGCCCGCAAACTTCTGACTACATGGATAGTAGATGATCGACATGGACAGACATTCCGAGCATCAGCCGCTGGTGCTTGAGCGGCCACAGCACATCATTTCGCGCAAGCGGATCAGCTCGGCCGCGGTGCGTGTGCTCTATGGTTTGCGTGAGGCCGGTTTCCAGGCCCATCTGGTAGGCGGCGCGGTGCGGGATCTGCTGCTCGGCGGCGATCCCAAGGACTACGATGTCGCCACCGACGCTCATCCCGAAGAAATCCGCAAGGTGTTCCGCACCTGCAGGCTGATCGGCCGTCGTTTCGTCATCGCCCACGTGCGCTTCGGTAACGAAATCATTGAAGTCACCACCTTCCGTGGTGGCGGCGTCGAGGGCGAGGATCACCCCGAGCGCGAAGTCGAGGCGGAAGGCCTGGTCTTGCGCGACAACGTCTTCGGTACGCTGGAAGAAGATGCCCGGCGCCGCGATTTCACCGTCAACGCGCTCTATTACAGTATCGA
The DNA window shown above is from Rhodanobacteraceae bacterium and carries:
- a CDS encoding ferredoxin family protein, which translates into the protein MPFVVIENCIKCKYTDCVEVCPVDCFHEGPNFLAIDPDECIDCTLCEPECPANAIFPEDDVPAGQEHFIALNRELAAGWPTITTQKAPPPDAKEWDGKPDKLRLLER